One Paenibacillus sp. FSL H7-0737 DNA segment encodes these proteins:
- a CDS encoding DUF4309 domain-containing protein: protein MMSVQIKFLAASILLTGMIGLAGCSSNNEQANSASPTTAPTETVTATAEPEVSPSTTPSETAPAATTSPTETNKDTANANPQNSDKQLQELLELAKKGKVPGVEYAAHTGLIDEVEADWGKPDQQESAGKGIYATYTDEHVVFGFNKGSLIFDVRSSDAALQELTLKQIESTLGKPDDTKVNGEDKIYTYQANDQFQLKFIIPNSTGKVGHISVFSEQDSINNMAG, encoded by the coding sequence ATCATGTCGGTACAGATTAAATTTTTAGCAGCTTCTATTTTGCTCACAGGAATGATTGGATTAGCTGGATGCAGCTCGAACAATGAGCAAGCTAATTCTGCTTCCCCAACTACGGCGCCAACTGAAACGGTAACAGCAACCGCAGAACCAGAAGTTAGCCCATCAACCACTCCTTCGGAAACCGCACCAGCAGCGACCACTTCCCCTACGGAGACTAATAAAGATACAGCGAATGCGAATCCGCAGAATAGCGACAAACAACTTCAAGAATTACTTGAGCTTGCTAAAAAGGGCAAGGTGCCCGGTGTTGAATATGCTGCTCATACCGGACTAATTGATGAGGTAGAAGCTGATTGGGGTAAACCTGATCAACAAGAGTCAGCGGGAAAAGGTATTTATGCTACCTACACTGATGAACATGTCGTATTCGGATTCAATAAAGGGAGCCTAATCTTCGATGTTCGTTCCAGTGATGCTGCGCTGCAAGAGCTAACACTGAAACAGATCGAGTCCACACTGGGCAAGCCGGATGATACCAAAGTAAATGGCGAGGATAAGATCTACACTTATCAAGCCAATGATCAATTCCAGTTGAAATTCATTATTCCAAACTCGACGGGTAAGGTAGGTCACATCTCTGTTTTTAGTGAACAGGATTCCATTAATAATATGGCTGGATAA
- a CDS encoding winged helix-turn-helix domain-containing protein: protein MQLELIESEYKVTGDGITIELFPKEFTLFQFLYKNRGRTFSRDQLLDKVWPLEYPVERTVDDHIYRLRKKLNKLQGLDIKTVRGFGYSLTMREPSVTMTNPTTYDAKMQETMREVFVKYHQYGQGRSMLTLARQQDVLGYEMDPFYSIYIHFVQGDLEWLLNTEEVEIEERFYSLMICYIFLGDPKKKLEFCELVLEKKILLPPQHREMEILNILDLYTFAGQPEKAIERLKLTHEVIKEPGYENFIPVTAISEMLVHLWMGTKDQELERMAKDIEVLLQEKPFLREIGSYKVARGLWCLRRKSWREAEQLLDEALQVLEMSGFVPMRIYALYRIVHYCNEFSPQSALHQKYADLFEREKEERGFHRLEQSLENVLMNIVTAL, encoded by the coding sequence ATGCAGCTGGAATTAATCGAAAGTGAATATAAAGTGACCGGAGATGGGATAACGATCGAATTATTCCCAAAAGAGTTTACGCTTTTTCAGTTCTTGTACAAAAATAGAGGGCGTACGTTTAGTCGAGATCAACTGCTGGATAAGGTATGGCCCCTAGAATACCCAGTAGAGCGAACGGTAGATGATCATATTTATCGCCTTCGTAAAAAGCTTAACAAGCTACAAGGCTTGGATATTAAGACTGTTCGTGGATTTGGCTATAGTCTGACGATGCGGGAACCCTCAGTAACTATGACCAATCCGACTACATATGACGCAAAGATGCAAGAGACGATGCGGGAGGTATTCGTAAAATATCATCAATACGGCCAAGGACGATCCATGTTAACTTTAGCGCGACAACAGGATGTTTTGGGTTATGAAATGGATCCGTTCTATTCGATCTATATTCATTTTGTGCAGGGAGATTTGGAATGGCTTCTGAACACAGAGGAAGTTGAGATAGAAGAGCGTTTCTATTCTTTGATGATCTGTTATATATTTTTGGGTGATCCGAAGAAGAAATTAGAGTTCTGTGAGCTAGTCCTTGAGAAAAAGATTCTTTTGCCGCCCCAGCATCGTGAAATGGAGATCCTTAATATTCTGGATTTGTACACATTTGCCGGGCAACCGGAAAAAGCAATAGAACGATTAAAGCTAACGCATGAGGTGATTAAAGAGCCTGGGTATGAGAACTTCATTCCTGTAACGGCCATTTCCGAAATGCTCGTACACTTGTGGATGGGGACAAAAGATCAGGAATTGGAGCGGATGGCAAAAGACATTGAAGTGCTTTTGCAGGAGAAACCTTTTTTGCGTGAGATCGGCAGTTATAAAGTTGCAAGAGGCTTGTGGTGTCTACGGCGCAAGTCTTGGCGTGAAGCAGAGCAGTTATTGGATGAGGCGCTTCAGGTGCTAGAGATGTCAGGATTCGTGCCGATGCGGATATATGCGTTATACCGAATTGTTCACTATTGTAACGAGTTTTCTCCCCAGTCAGCTTTGCATCAGAAATATGCAGATTTATTTGAACGAGAGAAGGAAGAGCGGGGATTCCATCGTTTGGAGCAATCCTTGGAAAACGTGCTTATGAATATCGTGACAGCTCTCTGA
- a CDS encoding MFS transporter, translating into MNASSQAGTSLLKNKVYMRVYSAYATATFGDWFDALAIQVLVGYRWQASPLMLALIPVSIALPGILLGSVAGVAADRLNKLKLMRMCDLLTALLTVLVLFAPSMVWLLPLLMLRAAISTLNVPAQQSMTRSMVREDQLLQATSLNGIVNQGSKIAGPLLGGFALSVLTPQWCILINACLRGCSYLLLLTVKNSEAGQVSSESKGDPEEHVSLRTMWKEGWSFMLRSRLLLNSMLFGLVGALAIQMIDFQFTSLFRIIAPAEESMLGWLVAATGVGAILMIMVMNKMNRGTGYGWKLGTGYALIGVSVGGLGLLQPGVTSLPVLLLGFVLGLGNGMFMITFNYCLQKETPPYMTGRVFGIQSTILSGVMIGAPLLGGMLVQAAGPSRIFLNFGIVIALIGVLGIVFGRVLWPVQKEKSDSSTEQPGKVKVVET; encoded by the coding sequence ATGAATGCTTCATCACAAGCAGGAACGAGTCTGCTAAAAAACAAAGTGTATATGCGTGTGTACAGCGCATATGCGACAGCCACTTTTGGGGATTGGTTCGATGCACTGGCGATTCAGGTACTCGTAGGGTACCGCTGGCAGGCTAGTCCGTTAATGCTGGCTTTGATTCCAGTCTCCATCGCTTTACCTGGGATTCTGCTCGGCTCCGTGGCGGGGGTAGCGGCTGACCGACTAAATAAGCTAAAGCTAATGCGGATGTGTGATCTACTAACGGCATTGTTAACAGTACTAGTTCTTTTCGCTCCCAGTATGGTGTGGCTACTTCCGTTACTGATGTTGCGTGCTGCTATCTCGACGTTAAATGTGCCTGCCCAGCAGTCGATGACCCGCAGTATGGTTAGAGAGGATCAACTGCTTCAAGCCACTTCACTTAATGGAATCGTAAATCAGGGTTCCAAAATCGCTGGGCCATTGCTGGGTGGTTTTGCATTGTCTGTGCTGACGCCGCAGTGGTGTATTTTGATCAATGCTTGTCTAAGAGGCTGTTCTTACTTGCTCCTACTTACTGTTAAAAATAGTGAAGCAGGACAAGTCAGCTCAGAGAGCAAGGGGGATCCAGAGGAGCATGTTTCTCTCCGCACGATGTGGAAGGAAGGCTGGAGCTTTATGCTGCGCAGCAGACTGCTGCTAAACAGCATGCTGTTTGGTTTAGTTGGTGCGTTAGCTATTCAGATGATCGATTTTCAGTTTACAAGTCTATTCAGAATTATCGCACCTGCTGAGGAATCTATGCTGGGCTGGCTTGTCGCGGCAACTGGTGTGGGTGCAATATTGATGATCATGGTCATGAACAAAATGAACCGGGGAACAGGCTACGGCTGGAAGCTAGGTACCGGTTATGCACTTATTGGTGTATCGGTCGGAGGGCTTGGCCTGCTTCAGCCAGGCGTTACTAGCCTTCCTGTATTGCTGCTGGGATTCGTACTGGGTCTCGGAAACGGAATGTTTATGATTACCTTCAATTATTGTTTACAAAAAGAAACTCCCCCGTACATGACAGGGCGTGTGTTCGGTATTCAAAGTACCATTCTTAGCGGAGTTATGATTGGCGCTCCACTCCTCGGTGGAATGCTGGTTCAGGCTGCTGGGCCTAGTCGAATCTTTTTAAACTTTGGTATCGTAATCGCTTTGATAGGTGTGCTGGGGATAGTATTTGGCCGCGTGCTGTGGCCTGTGCAGAAAGAGAAAAGTGATAGCTCAACGGAGCAACCGGGTAAGGTTAAAGTGGTGGAAACTTGA
- a CDS encoding histidine phosphatase family protein produces the protein MATFIYMVRHGESPKLPGGTERTRGLTAKGEADARKLTEKLRLEGIQVFYSSPYLRAIHTVSGLAQELGAEIQSVEDLREIHFSDGNMIMPDQELYPLLETMFADPNFVPVGGESIYACQKRSVSVLQDILKQHSGQKIAIGTHGAVMTLMMNYFDAKYDLDFLLQTTKPDIYKMEFAGGTLMGVERL, from the coding sequence ATGGCAACTTTTATTTATATGGTAAGGCATGGTGAGTCACCCAAGCTGCCCGGAGGAACTGAGAGAACACGTGGATTAACAGCGAAGGGGGAGGCGGATGCCCGTAAGTTAACGGAAAAATTACGTCTCGAAGGAATTCAAGTCTTTTATTCAAGTCCATATCTTCGGGCTATACATACGGTTTCTGGCTTGGCGCAGGAGTTAGGGGCAGAGATTCAAAGTGTTGAAGATCTTCGGGAAATCCATTTTTCGGATGGAAATATGATCATGCCTGACCAGGAGCTATATCCATTACTGGAAACAATGTTTGCTGATCCAAATTTTGTTCCGGTTGGTGGAGAGTCCATTTATGCGTGTCAGAAGCGATCAGTTAGCGTGCTGCAAGATATACTGAAACAACACAGTGGGCAAAAGATTGCGATTGGCACTCACGGTGCAGTCATGACGCTTATGATGAATTATTTTGACGCTAAATATGATCTGGATTTTCTACTACAAACCACAAAGCCGGATATTTATAAAATGGAGTTTGCAGGAGGAACGTTAATGGGTGTGGAGAGGTTGTGA
- a CDS encoding TatD family hydrolase — MIDAHVHLEQYEPEVSEQMLSEIPNLGIEALIAVSMNLDSCVRTQKLAATYPGVVRPAYGFHPEQPIPQKAELSSLLEWIERQAREDFIAVGEIGLPYYSRAEALERGEAFDMEPYIQLLDQLLELAARIDKPVVLHAVYEDSLIACDLLEKHGIKRVHFHWFKGPEEAIDRMIKNGYYISFTPDILYETEIQELARRYPPELVMAETDGPWPFEGPFAGRVTHPSMIRDVAAAWGVLHGYTSSQAEEILTANTKRFYSL, encoded by the coding sequence ATGATTGATGCCCATGTACATTTAGAGCAATATGAGCCTGAGGTTTCAGAACAAATGTTGAGTGAGATTCCTAACTTGGGGATCGAAGCCCTGATTGCTGTCTCCATGAATTTAGACTCTTGCGTTCGCACTCAAAAGCTTGCCGCTACCTATCCCGGAGTGGTACGTCCAGCTTATGGTTTTCATCCAGAGCAACCCATACCGCAGAAAGCTGAGTTATCCTCTTTGCTGGAATGGATTGAGCGTCAAGCCCGGGAGGATTTCATCGCTGTAGGTGAAATTGGACTGCCTTATTATTCACGTGCTGAAGCGCTGGAGCGTGGCGAAGCTTTTGATATGGAGCCTTACATTCAGCTTCTTGATCAGTTGCTTGAGCTTGCCGCCCGTATAGATAAACCAGTGGTCCTGCACGCTGTCTATGAGGATTCGCTGATTGCCTGTGATCTATTAGAGAAACACGGTATAAAGCGTGTCCACTTCCACTGGTTCAAGGGACCCGAAGAAGCCATTGACCGTATGATTAAGAATGGATACTATATCTCTTTCACCCCTGACATCCTTTATGAGACGGAGATCCAAGAGCTTGCCCGCCGCTATCCCCCAGAGCTTGTCATGGCGGAGACCGATGGTCCTTGGCCATTTGAAGGACCTTTTGCGGGTAGAGTCACGCATCCATCTATGATTCGAGATGTTGCTGCCGCTTGGGGAGTGCTCCATGGCTACACTTCCAGCCAAGCAGAAGAGATACTGACTGCGAATACTAAGCGATTTTATAGCTTGTAA
- a CDS encoding copper amine oxidase N-terminal domain-containing protein, with translation MNKIIVIGAITLFLAGCGASASIDMDTTMAINQTQTTEAPLKLIVDGETVLPSLPPFFSGDKVYVPAKVLMEYYSSEQQWDNATKTLTISDGSSKYVLKPGNEYMQGDGYQNELGGPAILRNGIIYIPADSLNSLSGATAQLNASQNEVSITSGDVSTTVRTPSEPLAIATENDQVKLYTALKNGGTYEGFVVEVNGNKHTFNWEAPRLLGYTPEIHYADIDQDGQEEVVVILWLGTGTGMSMQELHVIKPDQWKEMNVPSADKAVSAFVTSKISNEKGDALIQIQVKGSTPSMVTMRYPDRGGDGNLGEKAGIGAVTYYMVEEGKLKAETNVYIGFLESIGTLTFSYKSGNDGMEPESIRFEPHEEYASYVVGKQL, from the coding sequence ATGAATAAAATCATCGTAATCGGAGCTATCACGCTCTTTTTAGCCGGATGCGGAGCATCGGCATCTATAGATATGGATACAACAATGGCAATTAACCAAACACAAACTACTGAAGCACCACTGAAGCTAATCGTTGATGGAGAAACCGTTCTTCCTTCTCTCCCACCTTTTTTCTCAGGTGATAAGGTCTATGTACCTGCAAAAGTACTCATGGAGTACTACTCATCTGAACAACAATGGGATAATGCTACGAAAACCTTAACCATCTCTGATGGAAGCAGTAAATATGTTTTGAAGCCAGGTAATGAGTATATGCAAGGTGACGGTTATCAAAATGAGCTGGGGGGACCTGCAATTCTACGAAATGGTATTATATATATTCCGGCAGACTCTCTAAACTCTCTCTCTGGTGCCACTGCGCAGCTGAATGCCTCGCAAAATGAAGTTTCCATTACATCAGGGGATGTTAGTACTACCGTAAGAACACCCAGCGAACCTCTCGCGATTGCTACAGAAAATGACCAAGTTAAGCTTTATACTGCCCTCAAAAATGGCGGTACCTACGAAGGATTTGTTGTAGAGGTGAACGGTAACAAGCATACGTTTAATTGGGAAGCACCAAGATTGTTAGGTTACACTCCTGAGATTCATTATGCCGACATAGATCAGGATGGGCAGGAAGAAGTTGTTGTCATACTGTGGCTAGGAACAGGTACGGGCATGTCTATGCAGGAGCTTCACGTCATTAAGCCTGACCAGTGGAAAGAAATGAATGTACCTTCCGCAGATAAAGCTGTCTCAGCATTTGTTACCTCAAAAATCTCCAATGAAAAAGGCGATGCCTTAATTCAAATTCAGGTAAAAGGTTCAACTCCATCTATGGTTACTATGCGGTATCCGGATCGTGGCGGGGATGGCAATCTTGGCGAAAAAGCCGGGATTGGTGCTGTGACTTACTACATGGTAGAAGAAGGCAAGCTGAAAGCTGAAACCAATGTTTATATTGGATTTTTAGAGAGTATTGGCACATTAACCTTTTCCTACAAATCAGGGAATGATGGAATGGAACCTGAATCCATTCGTTTTGAGCCTCATGAGGAGTATGCCTCTTATGTGGTGGGTAAGCAGCTATGA
- a CDS encoding MarR family winged helix-turn-helix transcriptional regulator, translated as MSTEQDKQYAIHKVMESMANVQQKSQFFIDMITKQETLTHNQILLLFQLRLIGSLNITDISERFIITPGAASSMCDKLEDTGLIERVRTKEDRRVVNIVLTEQGHQRILHIFEAFPTSDLDKISGTLEQINVLMDKMMN; from the coding sequence ATGAGCACAGAGCAAGATAAACAATATGCTATCCATAAGGTTATGGAATCCATGGCAAATGTGCAGCAGAAATCCCAGTTCTTCATTGATATGATCACCAAGCAGGAGACCCTGACTCACAATCAGATCCTTCTGCTGTTCCAGCTCAGGCTTATAGGTAGCTTGAACATTACTGACATCTCCGAACGATTCATTATTACACCAGGAGCCGCTTCCTCGATGTGCGATAAGTTGGAAGATACCGGTCTTATCGAACGTGTGCGGACGAAGGAAGATCGCAGAGTCGTCAATATTGTCCTTACAGAACAAGGGCATCAGCGGATTCTCCATATCTTTGAAGCCTTTCCTACCTCGGATTTGGATAAAATCTCAGGAACCTTAGAACAAATAAATGTGCTAATGGATAAAATGATGAACTAA
- a CDS encoding DUF3600 domain-containing protein: MKKWLVASIMAAALLIPTGAYAGYHYLADNMYGSPATAATIGVTQQQYDRLEAKLQNAKQSFDEEEFTKLMSLLEDLGAYNLQMADAEGVFHLEQLGAKDQKAYKELQAKLEPYFEQINEAKTSKKSVQSVDRDAFWNGLLEKAEQRLTKKEFEEIERLIIDLQSYDAKVFDADGSIHMDRLSKEEIQNQEKLIETLDPYIKKLDMMIKPSS, encoded by the coding sequence ATGAAGAAATGGCTCGTGGCAAGTATTATGGCGGCTGCACTATTAATTCCTACTGGAGCTTATGCCGGATATCATTATTTGGCAGACAATATGTATGGATCCCCAGCAACTGCTGCTACGATAGGAGTAACCCAGCAACAATATGACAGGCTTGAGGCCAAACTGCAAAACGCGAAGCAAAGCTTTGACGAAGAGGAATTCACAAAGCTGATGTCCTTACTAGAGGATTTGGGAGCTTATAATCTGCAAATGGCCGATGCTGAAGGCGTCTTTCACCTAGAACAGTTAGGTGCGAAGGACCAGAAGGCATATAAAGAGTTACAGGCTAAGCTTGAACCATATTTCGAACAAATAAATGAAGCGAAAACATCAAAGAAATCAGTGCAATCCGTAGATCGCGATGCTTTCTGGAATGGCTTGCTTGAAAAAGCTGAACAGAGGCTTACTAAAAAAGAGTTTGAGGAGATCGAACGATTAATCATAGACTTACAAAGCTATGATGCTAAGGTATTTGATGCAGATGGCAGTATTCATATGGATCGGCTTTCGAAAGAAGAGATACAAAACCAAGAGAAGTTAATTGAAACGCTAGACCCTTATATTAAAAAGCTGGATATGATGATTAAACCTAGCTCTTAG
- a CDS encoding helix-turn-helix domain-containing protein yields the protein MKQMTIRAELADYLKKQGITINQFAEVSKVNSGTISNIINGNRPIAMQQLDRITEGMGLEEGCYYDLYVDECFVHSNPNWRRLRPFLYRCAELDKLECIARVVGIMMDSLSYTPSLFDTAEDFFTLGKHKAAAMLYESVAESEKYQHSERLALCQYRLFTIALGEDRDANLRAAVQFEGFVNRLDEVDQLDALKDLANTYSALRHWDKVMAMAKEMGNKATIQYHAKYDRARKSRLQKEPEIPLFSYIQYSYMLRSVVYRELGDYDRALHYVNMYMDMNWIREDTEEALQLMNQCMEWARANINLLRILKGDITVLPEYVAYLEQREEEILSGLFKILQAANYYQFNVDDILLQFEGKISDCRDHHQLEIRSYNQQIFEDRYTNLMAEIAFYYIRRNKYEISIKYIMESLEYSVKINSESCIIKCVGMFEELRHTVSLETQKEYRNLISKVHRINEKKNGFVVSSA from the coding sequence ATGAAGCAGATGACCATTCGTGCAGAACTGGCAGACTATCTCAAGAAGCAGGGGATAACGATCAATCAGTTCGCAGAGGTGTCTAAGGTAAATTCAGGCACGATCAGTAATATCATCAATGGGAATCGCCCAATAGCCATGCAACAATTAGATCGGATTACAGAAGGTATGGGATTAGAAGAAGGCTGCTACTATGATTTGTATGTGGATGAGTGTTTTGTTCACTCCAATCCGAATTGGAGACGTCTTCGGCCATTTCTATATCGCTGTGCAGAGCTGGATAAGCTGGAATGTATTGCACGGGTAGTTGGGATCATGATGGATAGCTTATCTTATACGCCTTCGTTATTTGATACTGCAGAAGATTTTTTTACGCTAGGGAAGCACAAAGCAGCAGCGATGTTATATGAGAGTGTGGCTGAGAGTGAGAAGTATCAACATTCAGAGCGGCTGGCCCTTTGCCAATACAGGCTATTCACGATCGCTTTGGGTGAAGATCGGGATGCTAATTTGCGAGCAGCTGTGCAATTTGAAGGATTTGTTAACCGGCTTGATGAGGTGGACCAGCTTGATGCGCTGAAAGATTTGGCGAATACATATAGTGCTTTACGACATTGGGACAAGGTAATGGCAATGGCTAAGGAAATGGGGAATAAAGCAACAATTCAATATCATGCTAAATACGACCGTGCCAGAAAAAGCAGGCTTCAAAAGGAACCTGAAATCCCACTATTCTCATATATTCAATACTCTTACATGCTACGTTCAGTAGTTTATAGAGAGCTAGGAGATTATGATAGGGCTTTACATTATGTTAACATGTATATGGATATGAACTGGATTCGGGAAGACACGGAAGAAGCTTTGCAGCTTATGAATCAATGTATGGAGTGGGCACGGGCTAATATTAACTTGCTGCGAATTTTAAAAGGGGATATAACGGTGCTGCCGGAATATGTAGCATATCTTGAACAAAGGGAGGAAGAGATCCTCTCAGGTCTGTTCAAAATCCTTCAAGCAGCTAATTATTACCAATTTAACGTGGATGATATTCTTCTGCAGTTTGAGGGGAAAATATCAGATTGTAGAGATCATCATCAGCTAGAGATTAGATCCTATAATCAACAAATCTTCGAAGATAGATATACCAACTTGATGGCTGAGATAGCGTTTTATTATATAAGAAGAAATAAATATGAGATTAGTATAAAGTATATAATGGAAAGTTTAGAATATTCAGTAAAAATCAATAGTGAATCATGTATTATAAAATGTGTTGGAATGTTCGAAGAGCTTCGTCATACGGTATCTTTAGAAACGCAAAAAGAATACAGAAACCTAATTAGTAAGGTGCATCGAATCAACGAAAAGAAAAATGGCTTTGTTGTTAGCAGTGCATAG
- a CDS encoding aspartyl-phosphate phosphatase Spo0E family protein has translation MNNPEIIQKRIEGARAKLYLMEREYGGLLHPNVIRQSMRLDELINQYNKAIHSDNES, from the coding sequence ATGAATAATCCAGAAATTATCCAAAAGAGAATAGAGGGTGCTAGAGCCAAACTTTATTTAATGGAAAGGGAATACGGTGGATTGTTACATCCAAATGTGATCAGACAGTCGATGAGGTTGGATGAATTAATCAATCAGTACAATAAAGCAATACATAGTGATAATGAGAGTTGA
- a CDS encoding LolA family protein: MRRTIWVLAIIMSVALVMTGCGKKDAASVVKDLNNVADKLESKQGTYQASGIMTLFTGEQPQEYKVEVWYKNPSYYRISLANVQKDITQIVLRNDEGVFVLTPSMNKSFRFQSDWPDNQGQVYLYQTLVRGIVSDNNRQFVEDGNNYVFEVAANYQSNALVRQKIWLDKKTYEPKQVQVSDSEAKVVVDVKFDTFKFDTDFTKDSFDMQKNMTTGAASESTVAQVDENGNPVVVPEGQEQEGQPVAAELGDFGIIEPGYVPAGVELKDSHKMEGNKDHAVLIRYDGVYQYTIMEARPLDRAVALAPGTLIDLGFTAGLLSGDEQQTLTWMSEGIEYRITSANLPVNEMMQIAASMEAQSGK, translated from the coding sequence ATGCGCCGGACAATATGGGTACTCGCGATCATTATGAGCGTGGCCCTGGTGATGACGGGGTGCGGGAAGAAGGATGCCGCTTCCGTGGTCAAGGATTTGAACAATGTGGCCGACAAGTTGGAGAGTAAGCAGGGAACGTACCAAGCTTCAGGCATTATGACCCTATTCACCGGCGAGCAGCCGCAGGAGTATAAGGTAGAGGTATGGTACAAGAACCCTTCTTATTACCGGATCAGCTTGGCGAATGTACAGAAGGATATTACGCAGATCGTGCTTCGTAATGATGAGGGAGTGTTCGTACTTACACCAAGTATGAATAAGAGCTTCCGCTTCCAGAGTGATTGGCCGGACAATCAAGGCCAGGTTTATTTGTATCAGACACTAGTTCGGGGCATCGTCTCAGATAACAATCGTCAATTTGTGGAAGATGGAAATAACTATGTGTTTGAGGTAGCTGCGAATTATCAGAGCAATGCCCTTGTGCGGCAGAAGATTTGGCTGGATAAAAAGACTTATGAGCCTAAACAGGTTCAAGTCTCTGATTCTGAAGCCAAGGTAGTTGTAGACGTGAAGTTTGACACCTTTAAATTCGATACAGATTTCACTAAGGATTCCTTTGATATGCAAAAGAATATGACTACAGGTGCTGCTTCAGAAAGTACAGTAGCTCAGGTTGACGAAAATGGAAATCCGGTTGTAGTTCCTGAGGGTCAGGAGCAAGAGGGGCAACCTGTCGCTGCTGAGCTGGGTGACTTTGGTATTATCGAACCGGGGTACGTTCCGGCAGGTGTCGAGTTGAAGGACTCCCATAAAATGGAGGGGAACAAGGATCATGCTGTTCTCATCCGGTATGATGGGGTTTATCAATACACCATTATGGAAGCCCGTCCATTGGACCGTGCAGTAGCATTGGCTCCTGGAACGCTGATAGATCTTGGTTTTACCGCAGGACTTCTGAGTGGTGATGAGCAGCAGACTTTGACTTGGATGTCTGAGGGTATAGAATATCGAATTACAAGTGCTAATCTTCCTGTTAACGAAATGATGCAAATTGCCGCTTCTATGGAGGCACAATCGGGTAAATAA
- the alr gene encoding alanine racemase has translation MQASYRPTVAEINLDDLRANYEAFRRYLPAETKFMGCVKGNAYGHGAVEVTRELERLGADYVSVAFLDEALELRQAGILIPILVLGYTSPEGIAVAWENHVTVTLFTPEVLEAVRQLPIDPEHRLKVHIKIDSGMGRLGLLPDDAPAFISEVQSVAQAELEGMFTHFAKADELDKSYTLEQHRRFMSVAETLREQNIQIPIIHTGNSATAIDSPYLSSNMVRVGISLYGFYPSTEVNRQLVELHPVMTLKTQVVYVKSLPSHWGVSYGTRYFTDSEEIIATLPVGYADGYSRMLTGKAEVLIRGRRVPVVGTICMDQCMVSLKSFAEEAEQIKAGEEVVLIGRQADVMVTADELALHLGTIHYEVICMLAHRVPRVYIREGTLPKLVNALLQS, from the coding sequence GTGCAAGCAAGCTATCGACCGACAGTAGCCGAAATTAATCTGGATGATTTGCGTGCCAATTACGAAGCCTTTCGCCGCTACTTGCCGGCAGAGACAAAGTTTATGGGATGCGTCAAAGGAAATGCGTACGGCCATGGAGCAGTGGAAGTAACACGGGAACTGGAAAGACTCGGAGCAGATTATGTTAGTGTGGCTTTTTTGGATGAAGCATTGGAGCTGCGTCAGGCGGGAATACTGATTCCTATACTGGTGCTTGGCTACACTTCTCCAGAAGGAATAGCCGTTGCCTGGGAGAACCATGTAACTGTAACACTGTTCACACCGGAAGTATTAGAGGCTGTTAGACAGCTTCCTATAGATCCGGAACATCGGCTGAAGGTGCATATCAAGATTGATAGCGGGATGGGGCGACTGGGTCTTTTACCAGATGACGCACCCGCATTTATCTCTGAAGTGCAGTCTGTTGCGCAGGCGGAGCTGGAGGGTATGTTTACCCATTTTGCCAAGGCAGACGAACTAGACAAAAGCTATACACTGGAACAGCATCGACGGTTCATGAGCGTGGCGGAAACGCTGCGGGAGCAGAACATTCAGATCCCGATCATACATACGGGCAATAGCGCTACGGCCATTGATTCACCTTATTTATCCAGCAACATGGTGCGGGTAGGCATCAGCTTGTACGGATTTTATCCCTCAACTGAGGTAAACCGTCAGCTGGTAGAACTACATCCGGTAATGACGCTGAAGACGCAGGTTGTATATGTGAAGAGCCTGCCTTCTCATTGGGGCGTCAGCTACGGCACTCGGTACTTCACAGACAGCGAGGAGATTATCGCAACGTTACCTGTGGGGTACGCAGATGGATATTCCCGCATGCTAACTGGCAAAGCGGAGGTGTTAATACGTGGACGCCGCGTTCCTGTCGTCGGAACAATCTGCATGGATCAGTGTATGGTATCACTCAAATCTTTCGCTGAAGAAGCGGAACAAATTAAAGCAGGCGAAGAAGTTGTACTCATCGGCCGTCAAGCTGACGTGATGGTCACGGCAGACGAGTTGGCTCTCCATCTTGGAACGATTCACTACGAGGTAATTTGCATGCTGGCTCATCGGGTGCCGCGCGTTTATATCCGTGAAGGCACACTTCCTAAATTAGTAAATGCTCTGTTACAATCTTAA